One Candidatus Methylomirabilota bacterium genomic window carries:
- a CDS encoding UDP-glucuronic acid decarboxylase family protein produces the protein MRVLVTGGAGFIGSHLSEFLLARGCEVVCLDNLLTGSTDNIDHLRSERFTFIKHDVTTYIYVAGPLDHVLHLASPASPVDYQQLPIPTLKVGALGTHKALGLAKDKGARFLLASTSEVYGDPLVHPQREDYWGNVNPVGPRGVYDEAKRFAEAMTMAYHRYHGLDTRIVRIFNSYGERMRMNDGRAIPNFIRQALTGESVTVYGDGSQTRSFMYISDLVEGIWRLMHADYHEPVNLGNPREMTLGELAKRILRLTGSSSPMVYMPLPQDDPRVRQPDITRARTLLGWEPRVDVDEGLAKTIEWFRAALARAPAPPSGPRGR, from the coding sequence ATGCGTGTCCTGGTGACCGGAGGAGCCGGCTTCATCGGCTCACACCTCTCGGAATTCCTCCTGGCCCGGGGCTGCGAGGTGGTCTGTCTCGACAACCTCCTGACCGGCTCGACCGACAACATCGACCACCTCCGCTCCGAGCGCTTCACCTTCATCAAGCACGACGTCACCACCTACATCTACGTGGCCGGCCCGCTCGACCACGTCCTCCACCTGGCGAGCCCGGCCAGCCCGGTGGACTACCAGCAGCTCCCGATCCCGACCCTGAAGGTCGGCGCGCTCGGAACCCACAAGGCCCTGGGGCTGGCCAAGGACAAGGGGGCCCGGTTCCTGCTGGCCTCGACCTCCGAGGTCTACGGCGATCCCCTCGTGCATCCCCAGCGGGAGGACTACTGGGGCAACGTGAACCCGGTCGGGCCGCGAGGCGTCTACGACGAGGCCAAGCGCTTCGCCGAGGCCATGACCATGGCCTACCACCGCTACCACGGGCTCGACACCCGCATCGTGCGGATTTTCAATTCGTACGGCGAGCGGATGCGGATGAACGACGGCCGGGCGATCCCGAACTTCATCCGGCAGGCGCTGACCGGTGAGTCCGTGACCGTCTACGGCGACGGGTCCCAGACGCGCTCGTTCATGTACATCTCGGACCTGGTCGAGGGGATCTGGCGCCTCATGCACGCCGACTACCACGAGCCGGTGAACCTCGGGAACCCCCGCGAGATGACGCTCGGCGAGCTGGCCAAGCGCATCCTCAGGCTCACCGGGAGCTCGAGCCCGATGGTGTACATGCCGCTGCCCCAGGACGATCCGCGGGTGCGTCAGCCCGACATCACCAGGGCCCGCACGCTGCTGGGCTGGGAGCCGCGCGTGGACGTGGACGAGGGACTCGCCAAGACGATCGAGTGGTTCCGGGCGGCCCTGGCCAGGGCGCCCGCGCCACCATCGGGGCCGCGGGGCCGCTGA
- a CDS encoding Trm112 family protein: MDEELKAILACPACKGDLLFEETRIICPACRKAYPIRDDIPVMLISEAEDWTPPPGSPGGGPR; encoded by the coding sequence ATCGACGAAGAGCTCAAGGCCATCCTGGCCTGTCCCGCCTGCAAGGGTGACCTCCTCTTCGAGGAGACCCGCATCATCTGCCCGGCCTGTCGGAAGGCCTATCCGATTCGAGACGACATCCCCGTGATGCTGATCTCGGAGGCCGAGGACTGGACGCCGCCCCCGGGGAGCCCCGGAGGCGGCCCGCGCTAA
- a CDS encoding NDP-sugar synthase: MALQAVILAGGMGTRLRPLTLHRPKPIVPLLNVPFLHHQLALLAAHGVRDVILSVSHMPEAIRSVMGDGSGAGVQLRYVVEEEPLGTAGGVRNAADLVSGRVVVLNGDVLTDVDLGAMLAAHETRRARASIYLTPVENPTAYGLVELEKDGRVHRFLEKPGWDEVTTNTINAGIYVLERDLLDWIPKGQPFSMEREFFPLLLERGVSFYGFVPRAYWLDIGTVPKYLQGHQDLLDRLVQTHVTMPGRRVQEGWIDPSAELHSTVRLRAPVVIGPGCRLDAEVVLGPGAVLGSGCRLGPGVHLETAVLWEEIEIGAGARLQGCLVGRGSRIGAHAEIGAGSVLGDGSLLADYSRLAVTS, from the coding sequence ATGGCGCTGCAAGCCGTGATCCTGGCGGGTGGCATGGGCACCCGCCTGCGTCCCCTCACCCTCCATCGCCCCAAGCCGATCGTCCCGTTGTTGAACGTGCCGTTCCTCCATCATCAGCTCGCGCTGCTGGCGGCCCACGGCGTTCGCGACGTGATCCTGTCCGTGTCCCACATGCCGGAGGCGATCCGGAGCGTCATGGGCGACGGGAGCGGGGCCGGCGTGCAGCTCCGGTATGTCGTGGAGGAGGAGCCCCTCGGCACCGCCGGCGGGGTGCGGAACGCCGCCGACCTCGTGAGCGGGCGCGTCGTCGTCCTGAACGGCGACGTCCTGACCGACGTCGACCTCGGCGCCATGCTGGCCGCTCACGAGACCCGGCGGGCCCGGGCCAGCATCTACCTGACGCCGGTGGAGAACCCGACCGCCTACGGCCTGGTCGAGCTGGAGAAGGACGGGCGGGTCCACCGCTTCCTGGAGAAGCCCGGCTGGGACGAGGTGACGACCAACACCATCAACGCCGGGATCTACGTCCTGGAACGGGACCTGCTCGACTGGATCCCCAAAGGGCAGCCCTTCTCGATGGAGCGCGAGTTCTTCCCGCTGCTCCTCGAGCGCGGCGTGAGCTTCTACGGCTTCGTGCCGCGGGCCTACTGGCTGGACATCGGCACCGTTCCCAAGTACCTGCAGGGCCATCAGGACCTCCTGGACCGGCTGGTGCAGACACACGTGACGATGCCGGGGCGCCGCGTCCAGGAGGGGTGGATCGACCCCAGCGCGGAGCTCCACTCGACGGTACGGCTGCGGGCGCCGGTGGTGATCGGCCCGGGCTGCCGGCTGGACGCGGAGGTGGTGCTCGGTCCCGGGGCCGTCCTGGGATCCGGGTGCCGGCTCGGTCCCGGCGTGCACCTCGAGACCGCCGTCCTCTGGGAGGAGATCGAGATCGGCGCCGGCGCCCGCCTCCAGGGGTGCCTGGTGGGACGAGGCAGCCGGATCGGCGCCCATGCCGAGATCGGCGCGGGGTCGGTCCTCGGCGACGGATCGCTGCTCGCGGACTACTCGCGCCTGGCCGTCACCTCGTGA
- a CDS encoding phosphoglucomutase/phosphomannomutase family protein: MTAAIKFGTDGWRGVIADDFTDARAAMVVQAAAEAWAEEARAAERGAGAPRSPARPIVVGYDTRFNSRAVAEQAADILAANGWPVLLSDRAVPTPLVSFAVVARGAAGGLVVTASHNPARFNGIKLKAPFGGSVSPEFTATVEAALGRSAPRLTGAADRGRVERVDLVPAYLERLRSRVLADRRPPRPLRIVADALHGATDGLLRALVPPGWGEVRVLHEAPDPLFGGLHPEPIPPHVDALAAEVRGSRADIGLAMDGDGDRLGVVAPDGRWVSPHAVLALLTRHLVRVRGWRGEVVKGFAVGVQVDRVCARLGLQLHVTPIGFKHIATLMQSRDILLGGEESGGVGFRDHLPERDGLLSALLVLEAVVASDGGLDSLLRSLEAEAGPAVYRRRDYALHPEIGRRLVARLDAAPPERFGTRRVTRVEALDGRKYWLDDGAWVLVRASGTEPLLRIYIEGPTETEVDDLHAEAQRLVERETKEADPA, from the coding sequence GTGACCGCCGCCATCAAGTTCGGCACGGACGGCTGGCGAGGCGTCATCGCCGACGACTTCACGGACGCGCGGGCGGCGATGGTCGTGCAGGCCGCGGCCGAGGCCTGGGCCGAGGAGGCCCGGGCGGCGGAGAGGGGAGCCGGAGCGCCGCGATCCCCGGCCCGGCCGATCGTGGTCGGGTACGACACCCGCTTCAACTCCCGCGCGGTCGCCGAGCAGGCCGCCGACATCCTGGCCGCCAACGGCTGGCCCGTGCTCCTGTCCGATCGCGCGGTCCCGACCCCGCTGGTCTCGTTCGCCGTCGTGGCGCGCGGGGCGGCCGGCGGTCTCGTCGTCACGGCCAGCCACAACCCGGCCCGCTTCAACGGCATCAAGCTCAAGGCGCCGTTCGGCGGCTCCGTCTCCCCGGAGTTCACGGCCACGGTCGAAGCCGCGCTCGGGCGGAGCGCGCCGCGGCTGACCGGGGCGGCAGACCGCGGGCGCGTGGAGCGCGTCGATCTCGTGCCCGCCTACCTCGAGCGGCTCCGAAGCCGCGTGCTGGCCGACCGGCGGCCGCCCCGCCCCCTTCGGATCGTGGCCGACGCGCTTCACGGCGCCACCGACGGACTCCTCCGCGCCCTGGTGCCCCCGGGCTGGGGTGAGGTGCGCGTCCTCCACGAGGCGCCGGACCCGCTGTTCGGGGGCCTTCACCCGGAGCCCATCCCGCCGCACGTCGACGCGCTGGCCGCCGAGGTCCGCGGGAGCCGCGCCGACATCGGCCTCGCCATGGACGGCGACGGCGACCGGCTCGGCGTCGTGGCGCCCGACGGCCGCTGGGTCTCGCCCCACGCGGTGCTGGCCCTGCTCACGCGTCACCTCGTCCGGGTACGCGGCTGGCGCGGTGAGGTGGTCAAGGGCTTCGCCGTCGGCGTCCAGGTGGATCGTGTCTGCGCGCGTCTCGGCCTCCAGCTCCACGTGACCCCGATCGGCTTCAAGCACATCGCGACCCTCATGCAGAGCCGCGACATCCTCCTCGGGGGCGAGGAGTCCGGCGGCGTGGGGTTCCGTGACCATCTGCCCGAGCGGGACGGGCTCCTGAGCGCGCTCCTGGTCCTGGAGGCGGTCGTCGCCTCGGACGGCGGTCTGGACAGCCTCCTCCGAAGCCTGGAGGCCGAGGCCGGCCCCGCCGTCTATCGGCGCCGCGACTACGCGCTTCACCCGGAGATCGGCCGCCGGCTCGTGGCCCGGCTCGACGCCGCGCCACCCGAGCGCTTCGGGACTCGGCGCGTGACGCGGGTGGAAGCGCTGGACGGCCGGAAATACTGGCTGGACGACGGGGCCTGGGTGCTGGTGCGGGCCTCGGGGACCGAGCCTCTCCTCCGGATCTACATCGAGGGCCCGACCGAGACCGAGGTGGACGACCTTCACGCCGAGGCGCAGAGGCTGGTGGAGCGGGAGACCAAGGAGGCGGATCCCGCCTGA